AGACCGCTTCCCCGGTCAGACAGCGGCCGACGTTAGCGTATATCGAATGAGGAATATAGCTGCCAGGCCCATAAGGCACAAATCCCACACCAGGCATGTAAACCTCTGGCTTGCCCATGTCTGAAGCCGTGTAACCGGCCGCATATCCCAACTCGGTCGTCATAATTATTTCAGCCAGCTTGGGACCTAAATGCTTAGCCTTTTCGATGCCATTGTATTCCGCGGAGAGCGCGATCGTACCCAGCATCAGGTCACCCAGGGCCGGTTTGCAGCCGGAATAACTGTGGCGATGAAAGAGCGCAAAGAGAAGGGCCAGCACCCCGCCGTGAGTGTTTTCACCTGCGAGAAAGACCCTGTCCCAGGGTACGAAGCAATCATCAAAGATAACGTAGGAATCAGTCGCGCCAGGCATAAAGCCGCGTTGGAAATGTTCACGTTTACGGAGGTTATGCACTGTAACCACCTGCTTCATGCCTTCCCAATCGCCTGGCAAGGCAAAGGCGACAGCATAGTCCTTATCGTCAGGTGTAAGGGACCGGGTGGGTACCACCAGAACCTCATCGGCCACCGAAGCCTCTGAGATATGAAGCTTACAGCCCGACACCACGATCCCATCACTTTTTCGTTCTTTTATGTGTACGTAAAGGTCCGGGTCTGCCTGCTGAAAGGGCCGCTTCATGCGATCACCCTTGACATCCGTCTGAGCACAGCAGCCGACAAGGTCTTCTCTCTGGAATGGCTCCAGCCACTTCTTGAAATTTTCATGGTACTCGGTCGAGCCATTATTGGATTTATCTGCCTCATAACTGACAGCGTAGATGGCGTTGATGGCGTCAATACCCATGCAGCGCTGAATACACCCGCCGACTATCTGGCACAGATGCCGCGTCATGTCCTGTTTTTTATGAAGGTCATCCGTACTCTGGTGGATGTGGCAGAAACGGTTAATCATTTCGCCGGTCAAATGTGACTTGGCCAGCATGAAATCTGCGTTTTCAGGCTTCTCCGCCTCGTCAAAAGTTA
Above is a window of Deltaproteobacteria bacterium DNA encoding:
- a CDS encoding aromatic ring hydroxylase, with amino-acid sequence MRTKKQYMEGLSKMRRNIYVDGNKIDRTDEMQMDCINTIGVTFDEAEKPENADFMLAKSHLTGEMINRFCHIHQSTDDLHKKQDMTRHLCQIVGGCIQRCMGIDAINAIYAVSYEADKSNNGSTEYHENFKKWLEPFQREDLVGCCAQTDVKGDRMKRPFQQADPDLYVHIKERKSDGIVVSGCKLHISEASVADEVLVVPTRSLTPDDKDYAVAFALPGDWEGMKQVVTVHNLRKREHFQRGFMPGATDSYVIFDDCFVPWDRVFLAGENTHGGVLALLFALFHRHSYSGCKPALGDLMLGTIALSAEYNGIEKAKHLGPKLAEIIMTTELGYAAGYTASDMGKPEVYMPGVGFVPYGPGSYIPHSIYANVGRCLTGEAVFREAEILTDISGGVAATFPYEGDFVNPETKELLNKYIMRNPDVSPENMAQLWRYVGDLLCSATGGIHLIGSYHGGGSPVMESIAITTQYDIEAKKEMVKRIAGIED